In Mercenaria mercenaria strain notata chromosome 13, MADL_Memer_1, whole genome shotgun sequence, a single window of DNA contains:
- the LOC123529000 gene encoding tumor suppressor candidate 2-like gives MGQTTSNVARKVTRSVSSIFSSTSEENDEPGIGRFAVTPYIFKRTGSMFFDEDGDLAHEFYIEVKDGHRYILKRSTENLTPQGEVEFSHPRFNVDFPTVLCRAPYS, from the exons ATGGGTCAGACAACGTCAAATGTAGCACGAAAAGTCACCAGATCAGTATCTTCGATTTTCTCATCAACTTCTGAAGAAAATGACGAGCCTGGTATTGGGAGATTTGCTGTAACGCCATATATTTTCAAGAGAACAGG GTCTATGTTCTTTGATGAGGATGGTGATCTTGCCCATGAGTTTTACATAGAAGTGAAGGATGGTCACAGATATATCTTGAAGCGCTCAACTGAAAATCTTACCCCGCAG GGAGAAGTGGAGTTTTCACATCCAAGATTTAATGTAGATTTTCCAACAGTGTTATGCCGTGCTCCATACAGCTGA